The DNA sequence actatttaaaatttaaaaatatttgaaattataaacggatcggattagcggatcaggtatccgttaatccgacggatacggatttggatcgaggtatcaatgatctgccgggttaacggagcgggtttggatcgaattttttttttagtaaacggatttggatttaggtcgatccgatccgaacccggtccatttacaggcctaCTATTATCTTTTGGTAGCTTGCTATTTAGAAGCAGGAGTATTATCTTTTGGTAACTTGCTATTTAGAAGTAGGAGTTGCACTTATGTGGTATTCTGTGTTTAGTTTATGCAGCTAGAATTTGAATGATACGATTGCAGAGAAAGAACCCTGTGGCAAGAAATTGAATGATACGATCGCCACTTTGATTATGGATGTTTTCAACAATAGATTTGTTACTTGGCTTTTAGCCACTGATAGGTGGTTCTGTTATCTTCTCTTTTAGTCATTCAGTTTGTCAAGCTTAATGCATTCTGCAAATGCTATGCAATTTTCCACTCTTTCACACAATTTCGGCTAAAGGATGGCACATTGTTTAGTCTCAGACAATCAGCTTTTATTCTGTCGAACTCGAGCATTATCGTCATTGTTCAGTGGTTCATATTCTAGAGTCTAAACTAGATGGAGACATGGAGTATAGATCAATCAAAACCTTTTAGATTTGTCTCCGACTATACTCTCAAGGAGTTTGGTGACGTTGATCCCTTGTTTTGAAAAATATAGACCACCTCTTTCCTTTCCCTTCCCAAAATCCCTCTGATTGCAGTTACTGTAACCCGCCATGGCTGCCGGCATTTCTATTGCAGGGTTTCATGGGTGATAGCCTCCGGTTCAATACTTATTGTAGCCAAGTGCCTTTAGAAGACAGTAAGTGCCTTCAGAACCAGTATATTCACTGTCTTCTAAAGGCACTCggcttaaaaaaaaagaaaagaaaaaaaaaaaaaaaaaagaaaggaaccATCATCCCGAATTTTTCATTGAAGTTAATCATTCATTACATTTGAAGCACTCCGGCAAAAGAAAACTCCAACAAAATAAACTACTTGAAAAACAAGGCTATTTTACCAAGCTAgtaaaatgttaaaaaaaaaatatatgctcTCACTTCAATATAGACGGTTGATCTCAAACACGTGTCACAACATTGCAAATGGACCGTTGATCTTCTTAAAAACAAAACACCAAAATCCATCACAAAAATTGAGATAATACAAAGAATGATCCTCAAAATAGTCAAACACATTTCACCTCCACTCCTTCCCCAACTCTCCCATCACTTCCACTCCCACTTCACCGCTCTCCTCCGCCGCACCatggccgccgccgccgcctccTCCACCGAGCCCACTATAAGCCCATCAACCACCCGCGTGGGCTGGATCGGCACCGGAGTCATGGGCCGGTCCATGTGCGGCCATCTCCTCAAAGCCGGCTACACTCTCACCATCTTCAACCGCACCCTATCCAAGGCCCAGCCTCTTCTCGATTTGGGCGCCAAACTCGCCGATTCCCCACGCGCCGTCGCCTCCCAATCCGACGTCGTCTTCTCCATCGTCGGCTACCCCTCCGATGTCCGCTCCGTCCTCCTCGACCCCACCTCCGGCGCCCTCTCCGGCCTCCGCCCCGGCGGCGTCCTCGTCGACATGACCACCTCCGAGCCCTCCCTGGCCGTCGAGATCTCCCAATCCGCCGCCGCCAAGTCCTGCTCCTCGATCGACGCGCCCGTCACCGGCGGAGACGTCGGCGCGAAAAACGGGACCTTAGCGATTCTGGCGGGCGGCGACGAAGCCGTCGTGGGGAAGCTGATTCCCCTTTTTGCCCTCATGGGTAAGGTTAATTACATGGGTGCCCCCGGGAAGGGCCAGTTTGCAAAGCTAGCGAACCAGACCATCATATGTTCAACAATGTTGGGCCTGGTAGAAGGCATGGTTTTTGCCCACAAGGCTGGGCTTGATGTGGGCCTGTTCTTGAAGGCAATCTCGGTCGGGGCGGCCGGGTCCAGGTCGTTGGATTTGCATGGAGCTAAGATTCTGAAGAGGGATTTCGAGCCGGGATTCTATGTGAATCACTTTGTGAAGGACTTGGGGATTTGTTTGAAGGAGTGCCAGAACATGGGGCTGGCTCTGCCGGGGTTGGCTCTGGCTCAGCAGCTTTACTTGTCACTCAAGGCTCATGGTGAGGGCAATTTGGGCACCCAAGCGCTCATTGTGGCTCTGGAGCGCCTCAACAATGTGTCACTTGAACAACAGTCTGGGTTGACAAAGTAGTAAGAGTTGATATGAATTGGTATGTGTATGAATGTTCATCAAATAAGAATTGATATTTGTTAGTTATTACTGCTGCTTCTAAATGCGATGATGCCTTTGCCTTTGTATGTTCTGGAATTGAATGTTCTACTGAGTTTTAGTAATGGCTTTTTAATACCATTGGGGCATTATGTTTCTTGAACCCCAGTTATGTTCCCTTCTTTTTGTAACTGTTCAAATTACTAGTGtatataaaataaaaggtatagtatcaaaaaaaattaaaaaattgattaaaaaaattaactttaTTTCATGTGATTCTGTACCCATCTTTGCCAAGACTCAAAACAACAGATTATGACAAGATTTAACACGTTTCAGCATGTGATTGCCTTTCACAGTTTCACATATGCTTtcatccaaaacaaaaaaaaattcatgagaACGTTGTGTGCTGTAGCGTACGAAATGAATCGAAGTTGAAATCATGCCAAATTCCTATCCCCGTCCTACCAACCAATTTCTAGATTATATGCATTACAAAAGTCACATGCATAACTGCACCATTCAGAAAGCtaccaaaaaggaaaacaatggGGGAGTGATTTGTGCCTTGTGGTTTAGTCAAGCTCACTGATCTTCTTCTCTTAACACTAAAAGTGGACATCAATTGAACTTGTACATCTTCCGGAAGAAAGCGAAGTGAGAAAAAACATGATACCCACTTTCAGATGTAGCCCCAAAATCAAGCACGCCTAGCTTAATGGATGGGTTGGTCTTGACTTGGGAGAAATACCAACCCACCCATCTAGATCCCCCGTTTTTTTCCAATGCCATTTGCTACTACACATCCacccaaacttttttttttcttctcttcatgtCAGTGTCACTGAACAATCTTACGTGCTAGAAATTCTATTCTAGACCAATGGAATCATTAATGGTTGGAAAGAAAATAGGGGAACAAAAATCCAAAGTTTAATTTGTTAGAGTCAAAGTCTCCTATCCATCACAAAACACACTGCTTTCTCTGGTCTTCGTTCAGCGATGGCGTTCTCTGTTCACATTCTGCTCGTTGGTTGGCCGCCTTCAGGGAAGCTTCAAATGCCGTCTTCCATACATTTAATTAAGGTTACTTGTTTTGTCAGCAAGTATGTAATCTTTCATTTCCGATCCCAACATGCCCGTACGTTTCAAATTGAGTGACTCACACCTCGCTCATAATAATATGTTTAACTCGCTCATTAACAAAGTAGAATGTAGAATGTTAACCTGGTAAACATCCAACTCAGAAATTAATAGAATAACGTACACTCGTCTATTTCCCTCCCGGAAATTACTTAGAAAGCGCACGTGGTTTTGGTCCCTCTTTCGTCTCTCTTTCGAAAGCAGCAATACAATAAGATCAAGTCAACTAGTTGAGATCTATATTACTATTTCTTGCTTGTAGATCGAGCAAAAACAATAATTGTAACAGATCTTCCGCCAGTTGTTAAAAGTGGCGTCCGTATTTCCATTGACCAATATTTCCGGCTTCAAATCTTCTGTCCCCATTTTCCTATCCCCTTCCCTGTCTCCCTATCAAATTTTGACACGTGAAATTTTGGTCTCCTCAGCCTAACCCTGTCTTACCAGCCTACAACCCCGTTTAACTCTAACCCAACATCTCTAACTCACCCACGACTCTTCTTCGTTTTCCTTCTTTCGGCTGTCTTGCTTTTTGTCTGGAACTCCTCTTCAAAAATGCCATAGTTACACCATGGAACATGAATCTCCTGTGCCATCAAACACAAACAACTTAGCAATATTCCAAAATCAAGAGAGATTCCCCGTAATTAGATTGCTCCGCCTTTCTCGGCAAACTGCAGTTTTGCGCAAGGGTTAGTTTTTTTCAGTTTTCTATCTGGTGATCTCCTCCGGCGGCGACCCGGTGCCGGCACGGGCCTCTGGCCTTACCGGTGCGTGGTGGTTGCTGCCGGATGGGTGGTTGATGGTCTTGTCTTGGTGGAGAAGAAGCAATTGTGATCGATCTACTGCTATGGGACTGTTTTGTGGGTGCGTTGGCCGGCAAACCATGGCTGTGCAGAAGGGATTCCGGTGGGGCTTCGACGGTGAGGGGCTGGGTTGTTGGCGGTGGAACCAAGTTGAATAGAGCCAATGCCAAGTATGTATGTGATTGGAAAACAAGTACTATAAGCAGCTGGGTTCAATGATGTGATGTGGGTTTTTGATGGTTTCTCTCTTCGAAGAGATACCCTGAGTTAGAGTTGGGTTAGAGATACACACGGGGGGTTGTAGGCTGGTAAGAGAGGGTTAGGCTGAGGAGACCAAAAAATTCCACCTGTCAAACTTGATAGGGAGACAGGGAAGGGGATAGGAAACTGGGGACAGAAGACTTGAAGCCAATATTTCCATTTTCCAGGTCTTCCCTCCAATAATGTTATTATAACATCCCCAAACTTCCACAACTGGTTTGCTTTAATTTCCCACCTCTTAAAAACCAAATGGATCACATCATTTTCTAATCAGCTTGTTTTGTTCTGAATCATCATCCCCCATGGTTCCAAGTTCTAACACAGCTCTGAAACAGTTAAGCCTCCATATCCAAATGACTACACTAACCCCGAAACCTTCTCTCATTTTCCGcaccttcttcatcttcttcatccatGCAAACTCTCAGTCCCTTCAGGACAAGGAATTATCAGTCCTGCTTAAATTAAAGTCATATTGGCTACCTCCACCAGCTTTCAGTCATTGGACTTCATCATCAGACTCTGGTTCCCACTGTAACTGGCCTGAGATCAACTGCACCGGAAACTCCGTCACCGGATTGAATCTCAACACCGTAAACCTCAGCCTTCAAGTTCCACCCTTCATTTGTGACCTCAACAACCTCACACACCTTGACCTTGGTAATAACTACCTCCCGGGAGGTTTTCCTTCGTCTCTCTACGACTGCTCCAAGCTAGAGTATCTAGACCTCTCGCAAAACTACTTTGTGGGTACAATTCCTAATGGCATCGACGGATTGCCTAAGCTTAAGATCCTCAACCTCGCCGGTAACAACTTCTCCGGTGACATTCCGGCGTCTATTGGGAACTTACAGGAGCTGGCTACTTTGGATATATACATGAACCAGCTCAACGGCTCTGTCCCTGCTGAAATAGGTGACCTCTCCAATCTTGAGCAACTCTGGCTCTCTTGGCTTCCCAAAATGGCGCCATGGAAGCTGCCTTTTAACTTCACCAAGTTGAAaaagatgaagatattgaagataCGCGAAGCAAATTTGATTGGGGAAATACCAGAATCTATTGGAGAACTGGAAGCACTTGAAGTATTGGATTTGGCGCAGAACAAGTTGAGCGGGAATATACCAAGCGGTGTGTTTCTGTTCAAGAACTTGAGCATTATATATCTGTTCAAGAACAGGCTTTCAGGGGAGATTCCTCAAGTGGTTGAAGCACTCAACTTGAGCATCGTTGACATCTCAGAGAACACTCTCACAGGGCCGATACCACAAGGTTTCGGAAACCTTACCAAGTTGACAGATATGAGTTTGTTCTACAATGGTATTTCAGGTGAGATTCCAGAGAGCATTGGCCGCCTGCCAAATCTTGTGATTTTCAAAATGTTCAACATGAACTTGTCAGGAACAATTCCTCCAGAGCTTGGAAAGCATTCGCTGCTTGAAGATTTCCAGGTTTCGGTGAATAGGCTTACCGGAAAGCTGCCAGACGGCTTGTGTAAAAATGGTAAGCTTGTGGCAGTTGTTGCTTATGAGAATAGTCTCACTGGGGAGCTACCAAGCTCTCTTGGAAATTGTGATAGTCTGCTGGTAGTCAATGTCTATGATAACGTGCTATCTGGGGACATTCCTAGTGGTATGTGGAATGCATTGAATTTGAGTTATGTGATGATGAGCAACAATTCGTTCACGGGTGAGCTTCCTGAGAAGATGTCATATAATCTTCAAAGGCTGGAAATCGGAGATAACAAGTTTTCAGGTCAGATTCCAAGAGGGGTGTCTTCCTGTAAGAATCTGCAAGTTTTTGATGCTGGTAACAACCTCTTCAATGGTAGTATTCCTCAGGAATTAACTACTCTTCCGAGCTTGACGACTCTGACCCTGCATCAGAATCAGCTTAGCGGGCCCCTTCCGTCAGATATTGTATCATGGAAGTCACTAAACACTCTTGATCTGCGTAGAAATCAGCTCTCCGGACCAATTCCAGAGATACTTGGTGGTTTGCCCGCCCTTACTGAATTGGACCTTTCTGAAAACCAGTTTTCAGGCCAAATTCCAAATCAACTTGGCCATCTGAAACTCAATGAGTTCAACCTCTCTTCAAATCTCCTCTCTGGCGAGATCCCAATTTCATTTGAAAACTCTGCgtatgagagaagcttcttgaacaACACCGGTCTCTGTGCAAGCACCAGTGGTGTGAATCTCAATATATGCTCTCAATCGCCAAAGTCCAGCAAGATTTCAATTCGGTCTCTTGCTTTGATCTTAAGTCTAAGCGCGGTGTTGTTCGTGTTGGTTTTGTCCTTATTAATCTTCTTTGTTAGAGGTTACTTGAGGAGGAAGGATGGATCAGACGCAGACTGGAAGCTCGTTGCATTTCAGAGGTTGAATTTCACCATCTCACAAATCTTGTCAGGGTTGATAGAAAGCAATGTGATTGGAAGTGGTGGATCAGGGAGGGTCTATCGTGTACCTGTGAATCGTACAGGTGATGTTGTAGCTGCGAAGAGGATTTGGACCAACAAGAAGATCATGGAGGAGAGGCTTGAAAAAGAGTTTCATGCAGAAGTCAAGATACTGAGCTCAATTCGACATGCTAACATAGTGAAGCTAATGTGCTGCATATCCAGTGAGACTTCGAAACTTCTTGTATATGAGTACTTAGACAATCGAAGCCTAGATCGATGGTTGCACAAGAAAAACAGGCCATACCTATCCAACCTCTCAAGTTCAGTCCATCATGTTGTTCTGGACTGGCCTAAGAGGTTGCAGATTGCAGTGGGAGCTGCTAAGGGCCTCTGCTATATGCATCATGACTGTGTTCAACCCGTTGTGCATCGAGACGTGAAATCAAGTAACATTTTATTGGACTCTGATTTCAACGCAAAAATAGCAGATTTTGGTCTGGCCAAGATGTTGGTCAAGCAAGGAGACCTTGCCACAATGTCAGCTGTTGCTGGTTCCTTTGGCTACATGGCTCCAGGTAATAACCTATACACGAAAATGCTCAAGTTAGTTCCCAAAGAAATGTGCTATTTGTGAGCAAATTAGTTAACTCATCTTTTCAATTTGATTGCAGAATATGCACATACCAGAAAAGTGAATGAAAAGATCGATGTATATAGTTTCGGGGTCATCCTGCTGGAGTTGGCAACTGGTAAGGAACCCAATGAAGGTGATGAAAACACTTCTCTCGCCGAATGGGCGTGGCGTCATGCTCAAGAAGGCAAACCTATCGACAGTGTTCTGGACCAGGACGTCAAAGAACCCTGTTACTTGGATGAAATGTGCGCTGTTTTCAGACTCGGCATCATGTGCACCGAGACACTTCCTACTAATAGGCCTTCTATGAAAGAGGTTTTGCAGATCTTGGTTCGAACTAGTCCTCCTCCAGTTCGCAGGGAAAAGACTGAATATGCCGCTGCTCCTCTCCTCAAGAACTCGAGGCGAGAGAGAGTTTTGGAAGATCAAGATGGTTTGGCAACGAATGTGTGATACGCCCATGATCCCCTGGTTAGCTACTGACCATGGATCATTTGGTCAGTCACCATCTGATTTCAATCAAACAGTGACTGGCCAAATGATCCATGGTCAGTACCTAACTAGGGGATCATGGGCGTTATCACACATTCGGTGCCAAACCATCTTGATCTTCCAAAACGTTTCATCACTTATCTGTCAGCcatccgatttcaatcggacagTGACTGACCAAATGATCCCTGGTAACGGGACTAGAGCCCGAAGTGGACACCAATAAAAGGGGAAATAAGATGTGTATGTAGGCTAATATGAGATGCTAGATAGTGTATGTTGGCTAATATGAGCTGCTTGTAGGCATTTTATGATTTGCGTATATATGTTGAGATCCCTTAATAGAGGAGCACCGTACGGCGACCTGTAGATGATAGAAGTTCCATTCTTCGTTTTAATACAAGTACAATCATCGCTATAGAATCTCCAACGGCAAAGGAAAAGGAACCAAAAAAGATTCTGATAGCCCATAAAACTCCGGTTTTATTAATAGAGAACGAGAGAGAATATTCCGCAAAAGATAACTACACAGTTTACATCCCCCATTTTATTATGTAATCCAGCAGAATTGATCGTATACACTTATACCAACACGGAGCCGACGCACCCAGAAAGGAGCAAAACAACAGGCTGTGACACTAAAGCTTTAGCCAACTGAAAACTCCAACTGCCAATTATGATCCTTTGAGAATTACAAGCTCGAAGGACCATAACTTACGGATTGGATGCAACATCTTTCGGAATAGGAGCTTAGAGCAGCTCCAACTGTTCCGAAGAAAGTTGTGAAAAGGCAGGGGGAAGGCGAAAATATACAAAAATTGCGAATGTCACACTTCATTCATCTACCCTGGTCTCAACTATTTTACGACTCCTCTGCCCCAAGGTAATGGGAGTGAGAGGCTGCCAGGAGAGCAGCTCCAATTCCGGACCCATCATTTGAGTGCTCAACCGAGATGTGCTCAGCAACTTCATCACCCAACAACTCATAAAGAGTACTCTCCATGCAGACGCGGAATTCAGTGTAATGCTCAAACAAGCCACCATCCATTGCTACCACTGACTTGTGCTTCTCTCCATCCTTTACTGTGTCTCTACCCAACTTCTTAAGGACTCCCAGGATCCCAGCAGCAGAGAGGCGGGCCCCACGAGTGGCAACTATGTCACATAACGCCACAACAGCCTTTC is a window from the Rosa chinensis cultivar Old Blush chromosome 2, RchiOBHm-V2, whole genome shotgun sequence genome containing:
- the LOC112185980 gene encoding receptor-like protein kinase HSL1 is translated as MVPSSNTALKQLSLHIQMTTLTPKPSLIFRTFFIFFIHANSQSLQDKELSVLLKLKSYWLPPPAFSHWTSSSDSGSHCNWPEINCTGNSVTGLNLNTVNLSLQVPPFICDLNNLTHLDLGNNYLPGGFPSSLYDCSKLEYLDLSQNYFVGTIPNGIDGLPKLKILNLAGNNFSGDIPASIGNLQELATLDIYMNQLNGSVPAEIGDLSNLEQLWLSWLPKMAPWKLPFNFTKLKKMKILKIREANLIGEIPESIGELEALEVLDLAQNKLSGNIPSGVFLFKNLSIIYLFKNRLSGEIPQVVEALNLSIVDISENTLTGPIPQGFGNLTKLTDMSLFYNGISGEIPESIGRLPNLVIFKMFNMNLSGTIPPELGKHSLLEDFQVSVNRLTGKLPDGLCKNGKLVAVVAYENSLTGELPSSLGNCDSLLVVNVYDNVLSGDIPSGMWNALNLSYVMMSNNSFTGELPEKMSYNLQRLEIGDNKFSGQIPRGVSSCKNLQVFDAGNNLFNGSIPQELTTLPSLTTLTLHQNQLSGPLPSDIVSWKSLNTLDLRRNQLSGPIPEILGGLPALTELDLSENQFSGQIPNQLGHLKLNEFNLSSNLLSGEIPISFENSAYERSFLNNTGLCASTSGVNLNICSQSPKSSKISIRSLALILSLSAVLFVLVLSLLIFFVRGYLRRKDGSDADWKLVAFQRLNFTISQILSGLIESNVIGSGGSGRVYRVPVNRTGDVVAAKRIWTNKKIMEERLEKEFHAEVKILSSIRHANIVKLMCCISSETSKLLVYEYLDNRSLDRWLHKKNRPYLSNLSSSVHHVVLDWPKRLQIAVGAAKGLCYMHHDCVQPVVHRDVKSSNILLDSDFNAKIADFGLAKMLVKQGDLATMSAVAGSFGYMAPEYAHTRKVNEKIDVYSFGVILLELATGKEPNEGDENTSLAEWAWRHAQEGKPIDSVLDQDVKEPCYLDEMCAVFRLGIMCTETLPTNRPSMKEVLQILVRTSPPPVRREKTEYAAAPLLKNSRRERVLEDQDGLATNV
- the LOC112185982 gene encoding probable 3-hydroxyisobutyrate dehydrogenase-like 1, mitochondrial, which codes for MILKIVKHISPPLLPQLSHHFHSHFTALLRRTMAAAAASSTEPTISPSTTRVGWIGTGVMGRSMCGHLLKAGYTLTIFNRTLSKAQPLLDLGAKLADSPRAVASQSDVVFSIVGYPSDVRSVLLDPTSGALSGLRPGGVLVDMTTSEPSLAVEISQSAAAKSCSSIDAPVTGGDVGAKNGTLAILAGGDEAVVGKLIPLFALMGKVNYMGAPGKGQFAKLANQTIICSTMLGLVEGMVFAHKAGLDVGLFLKAISVGAAGSRSLDLHGAKILKRDFEPGFYVNHFVKDLGICLKECQNMGLALPGLALAQQLYLSLKAHGEGNLGTQALIVALERLNNVSLEQQSGLTK